Below is a genomic region from [Chlorobium] sp. 445.
GAAGAGGAGATTAGCGCGCTGCTGGCAAAAGTCGTTAGGCAACTCGAATCCAAATATGGTGCGGAACTTCGCCAATCCTAAGTCAAGTGGCAAGTCGCAAAGTAGGATGAGGGTTGTGGTGCGCCTTAATTGCTGAGGTGGTTTTCTGATGTGAAAGTGGTTCGTTTGTCTAAAGATGAACAAGTCTAAAGAGATGGTTCAAAGTCCAGAGGCTGCACTCGCAGAGTTAGAGCAAGTTGTGCGCCACTTAGCATCGGAAAACTTAGCCCTGCGGCTCGAGAAAGAAGCGCTCAAGCAGCAACTCGATGAGCAACAGCGTGCGTTGCAAGCAGCAACTGCTCTTGCCTCTTTAGCTTCTCTTCCCGAGACCTCCCAGGCACCTTCGGCGGATTCTGGTGCATTGATCCTTTCAGCCATGGAGCGCCTGTATTTCAAGGAACGTCTGCAGCGCCTTTTGGAACTGGTCGATCTTGAACTACTTCGCCTCGATGGATAGCAAAGCCTGGACCTGTGAGTAATTTTATCACTTTATTTTTCTGCTATGGAACCGATCAAGGTGCGTGTGTTTGGTGAGGACTATCCCCTTTTGGTTGAAAACCGTGAGCTTACTGAGGCAGCTGCTCGGCAAGTTGATAGGCAGATGTATGAATATCGTCGCAAAGGGATAGATCTTAGCACTTCAAAAATTGCAATTTTGACAGCAATATCCTTTGCAGAAAAAGTCATTGAGTTAGAGCAACGCTTAGAGCAGCTTACCAGTAAAATTACAACACTTACACACGATATCCTGATTCAACATTCTGATATATCTAAACATTAAGGTATTTAGCTGGTAAAATTACTCATTGTTCTTTTTCATCATCGTTCCAACTCAGGCGTCACGCTTACAGGGTTTTATTACTTTCATCCGCACCAACGCTTGGGGTTGTGTCTTTGAAACAAAGAATCGTTGATTAAACGATTAGGGAGCTCATCTCTCGACGTTGAATGCAGGCCTCACCTATCCTCGCGATAGGATGCTGGTCACCGACCTTCGGTTTTAACCAGCGCAGTGGAAGCACGAGACGTGGAGGACGCACCCACTATGCCGGTCTGGATTCTTTGGACCGAACACAGCCCGAAGATTCGTGCGGATTTTTTATTTCGATAATTCTGACTTTTGCTAATGCAACTCAACACTTTGCCACATGGAAAACGTAATTAATATCTCCATCAATTTTATTCTCCTTGCCTTGACAGCCGTAGTCTTTTTTGTTATTGGATTTTTTGTCAGTCGCTACTTTTTAGACCGTGTTGGGACCACACGCATTCTTGAAGCGGAAGAACGCGCGGCGCAAATCATTCAAGAAGCCCAGCGTGAAGCTCAAGCGCAAAAAGATGCCAAAATGGAAGAAGTCAATGAAGAGTGGAGACGCAAGAAGCGCGAGTTTGAGCAAGAAGTGAATATCAAAAACAATAAGTTTGCGCAAGCCCAAAAGCAAGCGAAAGCTAAAGAAGACGCTTTGAACCGCCGCGCTGAACAACTTCAAAAGCGTGAGAAAGCGCTCGAGGAGCAGCAGAAAGAACTTCAACAAAAAATGCAGTTTGTCGAGCAGCGCAGCGCAGAACTTCAACACCTTATCGCTGAGCAAAACTTACGGCTCGAAAACCTTAGCGGCTTAAATGCTGAAGATGCCAAAGCCATGCTCATGGATAATCTTATTGCGAAAGCAAGAGAAGATGCCGCGGCAACCCTCAAAGCAATTCATGAGGAAACTTTAGCCAATGCCGAGAAAATCGCTGAAAATATTGTTCTCTCTGCTATTGAGCGCACTGCTCCCACACTGGCTATTGAGAACACAATCTCTGCTGTCCATCTCCAAAGTGATGAGCTTAAAGGTCGTATCATCGGGCGTGAAGGACGCAACATCAAAGCCTTTGAAAATGTGACAGGCGCAGAAATTATTGTCGATGATACTCCTGAAGTCGTTATCATTTCCTGCTTTGACCCGATTCGGCGTGAGCTTGCTAAAATTACTCTTCAAAAACTTCTTGTCGATGGCATTATTCACCCCGGCACGATTGAAAAGGCATATCAAGCAGCTCAAAAGGAACTCGATGAGCTCATTATAAGTACAGGCGAAGACGCGATTGTTCAACTTGGGATTCCAAACTTCCACCCCGATATTGTTCGGCTCATTGGCAAGATGAAGTTCCACACTAACTACGGGCAAAACTTGCTCAAACATTCGCTCGAAGTTGCCATGCTTGCAGGGTATATGGCAGCAGAACTTAAACTCGATGTCAAACTTGCCAAACGTGCCGGAATTTTGCACGACCTTGGCAAAGTGCTTGATTCACAAGAAGAGCCACACGGACCTGCCGCCGCAGAGTTTTTGAAAAAGTACAAAGAGTTGCCCATTGTGCTGAATGCGATTGCAGCACATCACAGCGATGTTCCTAAAGAGCATCCTATTGCTGAATTGATTGATGTGGCTAATGTGATGTCAGGCTCACGCCCCGGCTCACGTGGCGCGATTACGCCTGACGGCTATATCAAACGTCTTGAAAGTCTGGAAGAAATTGCGCGCAGTTTCCCAGGCGTGGTGCGCAGTTATGCACTTCAAGCTGGACGAGAAATTCGCGTCATTGTCGAGGGCGAACGCGTTGACGATCAGCAAGCCCATGCTTTGGCGCACGACATCGCTAACAAAATTATGACCTCTGTGCAGTACCCCGGTCAGATTAAAGTTACGGTCGTACGTGAGACACGTGCCGTCGCCTATGCTCGATAACTTTGCTCACACTGCAAGCGTTTGCTTGTTAGGAAATCATGGTGTTGACCGAAGGCAAAATTTAGCGGCACTTGCGCGCTACCCAAACAAAAAAGCACAAGGATAACCCTTGTGCTTTTTAACTGCCTTGAATCCACGGATTTTCTTGTCTGCCGCTCACTCTTGCTGCCCGTATGCTCTACGGTCTCTTATTGTAGCTACTTCTTTGAAGTATTGAGCAGTTCAGCCAGTTTTGCTTTTTCTTCGTCGCTCATCTGGCTGATCTTGTCTGCTAACTCTTTGTCTACGCTTTTTGGCATCTCTGCTACTTTGTTGATTTCTTCTTCTATGCCAGCTTGCGCACGCTTAAACTCATTGATTCCTTTGCCCAGTCCCCGTGCCAGTTCTGGCAATTTCTTTGCACCGAAGAAAATGAGGATGATGAGCAAAATAAGAAGCAGCTCTTGTCCGCCAAGTCCAAACATGGTGTTCCTCTAAGTTTTCAGCTAAGTTGAAAGAAACCATTCAATTTATACAAATTCGTCAGTTTTCCAATCTTTTTTTGAGTTTTCATTTACCACGATTTTTATACTCAATGCGCACAGCTGTATGCGGTACAGCTTCCAAGCGTTCTTTCGGAATCGGTAAGCCAGAGACTGCGCAGATGCCATAGGTACCATTTTTTATGCGCTCTAAGGCTTTATCGATATAACTCAGATAGCGTTCATCACGGGCGATAAACATAAAGTGCTGCTCCTTATCCATGGTCTCCGTGCCATGATCTGCCATGTGCATAGAGTAGCTTGAATTACTTTCTTCGTGATTATTGTCTTCGCTGTAAGCATTGCGCATGATTTCCAAATCACGCAAGACCTCTGCACGTTTTTGGAGTAAAATCTCTTCGAAGTGCTTAAGCTCTTCAGGTGTCAGATAGGTTTTGGTCAGGCGTTGCTCTTGCACGCTTTCATTTGCATCCGTTTGACTTGATGTTTTCACCTCTTTCGGTTTCACTACTTTCGTAGGCGCCGCTTCGACAGCGCTTTTTTTCTCCACCGATTTTGCACCTGCAAGCTTGGTAGATTTTGCTGCGGCTCTAATTTTAGGCGACTTTGCCACAACTTTTTTTGCCTTTGCGCCTTTTTTATCCTTTGCTGCCATTGCTCTTACTACGAATTGAGGTTAATGAAATTAAGACGCTATTTTTTTTCAAGTTCAATCGTACATCGTTCACCGTTAATCTCTTCTTCAAAACGCTTACCGCCATTGAGTGCGAAATCAATTTCTACCGCAAGTGTTTCATTTTGAATATAGGCTTTGTTATGCTCAATAGCTTTGTGCAATGCGGCAGAGGCTTCAACGCGTAAAATGATTCTATCGGTAATCTCCAAGCCACTTTCTTTTCGGCGTGCTTGAACCCGACTGACAAATTCACGTGCGGCACCCTCATCAAGAAGTTCTTCTGTCAGTTCAGTATCCAAAGCGACCGTAAGCTTCTGCGATTCATCGGATGCTACGAGCCATCCTTCTAAATCTTCCGATAAAATCTCTACATCTTCTCGTTCTACCTTTACGTGCCGTCCAGCCACCTCGAGTTCACATGCACCAGATTTTTCCAATCTTGAAATTTCCTGTGCCGACATCGCACGCACACGATTTGCGACCGCATTGACATCTTTACCAAATTTTTTGCCTAGTGTCTTGAAATTCGGCTTTGCTTTTTTACTCACAATACCCGACTCATCATCTACAAACTCAATTGTCTTGACATTGACTTCATCGCAAATGATGTCTTTTACTTTCTCAAGTTCGCGTCTTGTCTCACTTTCAAGTACAGGCAAGAGCATCCGTCGAAGCGGCTGACGCACCTTGATTTCGGCTTTTTTACGCAGCGAGAGTACCAGTGAGCAAATCGTTTGCGCTTTTTTCATCCGCTTCTCTAATGCTTTATCGATAGCGGCTTCTTCTACTTCAGGGAAGTAAGCCAGATGCACCGATTCGTAAGGCTCTTTCTGCGTTATGGTATTCAAATTGCGGTAAATCTCTTCAGCAATGAAGGGACAGAAGGGCGACACAAGTTTTGCTAATGTCACAAGACACTCATAGAGGGTTTGATAGGCGGCAAGTTTATCTGCGCCCATCTCTCCCTTCCAGAAGCGACGGCGTGAGCGACGGATATACCAATTTGAAAGATTATCTACTGCAAATTCCTCAATGAGCCGAGTGGCGCTGGTTGGATCATAATTTGCCAAGGCTTCATCGACACCTTTGATGAGCGTATTGAGTGCCGATAAAATCCACCGGTCCAGCTCGGTGCGTTCTGCGACTGGTAAGCGCTCTTCTTTGTATTCGAAGCCATCAACATTAGCATAGAGCGCAAAGAACTTATAGCTTTCAATAAAACTACGGAAGAATTTTCGTTGCTCTTCGACAATTTCATCTTCGTCAAAGGCTTTCGGTAGCCACACTGGACTGGAATTTACCAAATACCAACGCAGCGAATCTGCCCCATATTTATTCATCACGACAAAGGGGTCAACCACATTGCCCTTGGACTTGGACATTTTTTTGCTTGTGCTTGTCCAAAATATGCCCGTCCACAATTAGATTTTTAAAGGCGGGTTGGTCAAAAATCAGTGTTGCAATTGCATGCAGGGTGTAAAACCAGCCCCGCGTTTGGTCGACGGCTTCGCAGATGTAATCGGCTGGAAAGCTTTGTTCAAAGAGCTCGCGGTTCTCAAACGGATAATGATACTGTGCAAAGGGCATTGCGCCGGAGTCGAACCACACATCAATGAGTTCAGGGGTGCGCGTAAAGCGCTTGCCATTTTTGATAAAGTAAATTCTATCGACAAATGGCTTGTGCAAATCAAGTTCGACTAAACCTTGGTCTAAGGCATCACCAAGTTTGTAGGTTTTGCCATCAATGTCAATCAATCCTTCACGCAGCTCGGCAATGGAGCCAATGCAGAAGAGATTGCCGGAGGTATGGTCATCACCGATTTTGAAGTCTTCGGATACCCAAATAGGCAGCGGTGTGCCCCAGAAGCGTTCGCGTGAGAGCGCCCAGTCTTTGTTTTCTTCAAGCCAATTGCCGAAGCGTCCTGTGCCAATTTCAGGTGGCTGCCAGTTGATAGTTTTATTGAGTTCGACCATGCGCTTTGCGACCGCTGTTGTGCGGATATACCACGACTCGCGCGCATAGTACATCACGGGCACATCGTAGCGCCACGAAAAAGGATAACTGTGTGTAATTGTTTCTTTGCGCAGCAGTTTGCCGCTTTGCTTGAGTTCCGCAATGATTTCAGGATCAGCATCTTTGAAAAACTTCCCGCTATAGCGCGGCACCTCATCGGTGAATACCCCGTTGCGCGCAATGGGCTGATACATCGGCAAGCCATACTTCTTAGAAATTTCATAGTCATCGGCACCAAATGCTGGCGCACAATGCACAATGCCTGTACCATCCTCTGTAGAGACAAACTCGCCGAGTGTAACGAAAAACGCTTTTTCTTTCACTTTCAAATGCGGCAAGAGCTGCTCATACTCTACAAACTCCAGGGCTTTACCTTTGAACTCTTCAAGAATTTCAATTGGTGCACCATCCGATGATTCCTGCAACACACTGAGCCGGGCTTTGGCAAGCACATAGATTTCATCTTTAACTTTCACGCGCACATAATCAATTTCTGGATGAACAGCCAGACTGATGTTTGAAATCAGTGTCCATGGCGTTGTCGTCCAAGCAAGTAAATACTCGTTCTCTGCACCTTTGCGCTTGAACTTCACATAGACACTTGGATCTTTGACTTCTCTATAACCCAGCGCTAATTCGTGCGAACTGAGCACGGTTTCCGACTTGGGGTCTTGTGGTACGATTTTGTAGTCCTTGTAAATTAGCCCTTTGTCAAAGATTTGTTTTAAGCCCCACCAGACCGATTCGATGTAGTTATTGTCGCATGTGATGTAAGCGTTTTCAAGATCACACCAATACGCCATTTGGTCGGTAAGCTTGCCCCACCCTTCCTTATTGTCCTGAATATGGAAATAGACCAAGCGCCGTGCTTCCTGATTAAACTCTGCAATACCGTACGACTCCACGGCGGCTTTACTTTTCAGACCTAATTTTTTTTCAACGGCAATTTCCACAGGCAAGCCGTGTGTATCCCAACCTGCTTTGCGTGGCACGCAGTAGCCTTTGAGCGTTTTGTAGCGACAAATCAGGTCTTTCGTTGTACGGCTTAGCACATGATGCACCCCTGGTTTGCCATTGACTGTGGGCGGTCCTTCGTAGAATGTAAATCTTGGTGCGTGTGCACGCGTGGAGATACTTTTTTCAAAAATGCGATGTGCTTTCCAGAAGCCGAGAATATCGGTCTCAAGTGCGCTGTATGAAACGTCGGAGGGAAGTTCTTTGAACCTACGCATTACCGTAATTCTTGCTCTAAACTTACTTGGTGCTTTGTGGCTCTTTGCATGCGCAATTGCGCGGTTTATTGAAAGTTGCAAATATATTGGGTGAGCTTTAATAAACAAAGGGGAATTTTCCAAAAATCTTAAAAAAGTTGCCCCCGCTGCTTCAGCGAGGGCAATTTTGCACACTACTTCTTATTGCCTCCCGTCAGTGAATCCACGGTGCGGTTGATGGCTTTGCTAAACGATTCAGCCAGCGTGGTTGCAGTCTTGTTGCCAGCTTCAAAAGTGCTTTCAACGACTTTCCATGCGTTGCTGGCGCCCATATCCGCCGCTCTGCCAATGCTGACTAATACCTGCGTGATGACACCTCCACGGACTTCGTCCATTTTTTTCCTCCAAAAGTTTATGTGTTGCAAGCAAAGTTTGTTTGCACTACTGTGTTTTTTACTACATTGAGCTTTAACGCAAAAAGGCTACTGAGAATTTCAATTTGCATTTAGAGATCGCTTTTCTGCTAGCGCTCACTTTAAAAGCAGCATCTTGTGTGCTTCTACAAAGCGCCCACGCGCTGAACTGGCTTCCAGACGATAAATGTAGAGTCCGCCGCTTAAGCCTTGTGCATCAAAACGCACTTCGTATCGCCCAACATCTCTGCGCCCTTCAGCAAGATCCGCGACTTTGCGACCTAATAAGTCATACACCGACAACTTCACTTCACTTGGCTCAGGCACTTCGTAGGCAATCACCGTGCTCGAATTAAATGGATTCGGATAATTCTGCTCCAGACGAAACTCTCGACTCACGCGTGGTCCAATTACCTCTACTTGCAGCGCGTAGTCGTGTGTGGTACCGTCAAAGTCTACCGAGCGCAAGCGATAGACATACCGCTCGCCTTCTTGCACAGCAACATCGCGAAACTGATATTGCCGCCCGACAGGCAGTGTGCCCGCGCCACGCAGCGCCTCTACATCACGGTAGTGTGCAATTTCCTGACCGTTGCGCAGCAGCACAAATCCCGCATTGTCTCGCTCCGATGCCGTCTTCCAGCGCAACTCCACGCCTAAACCCGTCGCTCGTCCAACAAACTCCACAAGCTCCACCGGCAAGGGGTTATCCACCAAATTCTCCGTCCCCAACGCCGCATACCACGCTTGATTGCTCCCTATCGTCAGCGCCGGACTAATCACATCCGATGTTATCACCGTTGGCAATGCACTCGTATTGACGCTCGAAGGTCCGCGCCCCGTCCATGGACTCGGCGTCGCTGTCGCCACCTTCAAGGTCGTGTTCGTCGCACTGTTCTGCACATCATCATCTGCACGCACACGCATGTTTGTTATTTGCGTCACATCCACTGTAGCGTTACCTGTGTTCTGAAACGCATAATAGCGTAAGAACGATGCCGCTACCAGCGGCGATACCACACTACTTGTCACCTCAACATTAGCATCGCCTGTTACCAAGCGTCCGCGCATCGCTGTCGCACTTGCCGCATTGACTACAAGTTCAATTTGTCGCTCCACACTCCCATCCCCAAGCGGGAACAGGTAAGTGTTTGTCCCCGACATTGCCCGCTCCAGATAGCCGTTGATATGTCCGCCCGCATAGTTCAGCGATGCCGGCGCCGTATTGAGCAGGCGCAAGGTATCATTGACATTTGGAATGTTGATCACAGCATCGATATCTAACAGATTGCCCACCACTACACTGCCCCCTGAAATGGTCTTGTCATTGCCTTTGACCACCAACTGATGATAACGCACATTCGGGACAAAGGCACTTGTGGCGTTGCGGGGCGTAATCGCTTGTGTCGTACTGTTGTTGTCATAAATGACCTGACCATTGTTATTGAGGCTCGTCAAATCCCAGTTAAAAATTGGTGGCGGTTCTTCGGAAAATGGTGCCGTGCGGCGAATAAAAACAGGAGCATTTGCTGCTAGTGGGTCAAGCAGTGTGCCTGTGCCTAAGCCATGCACATCACGAATGCGCAACACCCCAGTAGGCTGCATCTGAAACACCGCAAGACTGCTTGAGCCACCCGTACGCGTCGAGATCATCTCTGAGCCATCTTCGCAGATGAGCGTACCGCCCAGCTGTACCGACCGATTGTTCATACACACCAGTGCTGACCCATTGGGAATCGTTACCTGCGCACCAGATGGAATCTCCCACTGGCACAGCGCATTGGTCTCTCCTTTTGTGCCCAGCCATACCACAGACGGTATCGTTAGCGTTGCATTTGTTCCCACAAGACGAATTCTCGGGTCGCTCACGTATCCAAACCAGTCGCCAATAAAGCGACTTGCAGTGTTGCTCATTGTGAAGTTGCCACCTACTTGCAACACTTTG
It encodes:
- a CDS encoding cell division protein ZapA, whose amino-acid sequence is MEPIKVRVFGEDYPLLVENRELTEAAARQVDRQMYEYRRKGIDLSTSKIAILTAISFAEKVIELEQRLEQLTSKITTLTHDILIQHSDISKH
- the rny gene encoding ribonuclease Y, giving the protein MENVINISINFILLALTAVVFFVIGFFVSRYFLDRVGTTRILEAEERAAQIIQEAQREAQAQKDAKMEEVNEEWRRKKREFEQEVNIKNNKFAQAQKQAKAKEDALNRRAEQLQKREKALEEQQKELQQKMQFVEQRSAELQHLIAEQNLRLENLSGLNAEDAKAMLMDNLIAKAREDAAATLKAIHEETLANAEKIAENIVLSAIERTAPTLAIENTISAVHLQSDELKGRIIGREGRNIKAFENVTGAEIIVDDTPEVVIISCFDPIRRELAKITLQKLLVDGIIHPGTIEKAYQAAQKELDELIISTGEDAIVQLGIPNFHPDIVRLIGKMKFHTNYGQNLLKHSLEVAMLAGYMAAELKLDVKLAKRAGILHDLGKVLDSQEEPHGPAAAEFLKKYKELPIVLNAIAAHHSDVPKEHPIAELIDVANVMSGSRPGSRGAITPDGYIKRLESLEEIARSFPGVVRSYALQAGREIRVIVEGERVDDQQAHALAHDIANKIMTSVQYPGQIKVTVVRETRAVAYAR
- a CDS encoding twin-arginine translocase TatA/TatE family subunit — protein: MFGLGGQELLLILLIILIFFGAKKLPELARGLGKGINEFKRAQAGIEEEINKVAEMPKSVDKELADKISQMSDEEKAKLAELLNTSKK
- a CDS encoding molecular chaperone DnaK, translated to MKTSSQTDANESVQEQRLTKTYLTPEELKHFEEILLQKRAEVLRDLEIMRNAYSEDNNHEESNSSYSMHMADHGTETMDKEQHFMFIARDERYLSYIDKALERIKNGTYGICAVSGLPIPKERLEAVPHTAVRIEYKNRGK